A single Chiloscyllium punctatum isolate Juve2018m chromosome 14, sChiPun1.3, whole genome shotgun sequence DNA region contains:
- the hopx gene encoding homeodomain-only protein isoform X2 produces the protein MEQQGAGTGSGPASAGTMDLKEDQVQLLEETFTRMRQPDSSTVMLISAETGLSEKETAQWFKERYAKWRQAEGLPPECGSVKD, from the exons atggagcagcaaggagcaggCACTGGTTCTGGACCCGCTTCCGCGGGAACTATGGACCTGAAAGAGGATCAGGTTCAACTGCTGGAGGAGACCTTCACCCGAATGAGGCAGCCAGACTCCTCGACCGTGATGCTGATTTCGGCGGAGACTGGCCTATCGGAGAAGGAGACAGCG CAATGGTTTAAGGAGCGCTATGCAAAGTGGAGACAGGCAGAAGGATTACCTCCAGAGTGTGGATCTGTCAAAGACTAA
- the hopx gene encoding homeodomain-only protein isoform X1, with protein sequence MKTAPMEQQGAGTGSGPASAGTMDLKEDQVQLLEETFTRMRQPDSSTVMLISAETGLSEKETAQWFKERYAKWRQAEGLPPECGSVKD encoded by the exons ATGAAG ACAGCCCcgatggagcagcaaggagcaggCACTGGTTCTGGACCCGCTTCCGCGGGAACTATGGACCTGAAAGAGGATCAGGTTCAACTGCTGGAGGAGACCTTCACCCGAATGAGGCAGCCAGACTCCTCGACCGTGATGCTGATTTCGGCGGAGACTGGCCTATCGGAGAAGGAGACAGCG CAATGGTTTAAGGAGCGCTATGCAAAGTGGAGACAGGCAGAAGGATTACCTCCAGAGTGTGGATCTGTCAAAGACTAA